One Electrophorus electricus isolate fEleEle1 chromosome 10, fEleEle1.pri, whole genome shotgun sequence genomic region harbors:
- the cnih4 gene encoding protein cornichon homolog 4 isoform X2 has protein sequence MLVSMHWFIFLLNVPVASWNVYRYVKVPMGNMGVFDPTEIHNRGQLKSHMKEAMIKLGFHLLCFFIYLYSMILALIND, from the exons ATGCTAGTCTCCATGCACTGGTTCATTTTCCTCCTCAATGTACCTGTGGCTTCATGGAATGTTTACCG ATATGTAAAGGTTCCAATGGGTAACATGGGTGTATTTGACCCAACGGAGATCCACAATAGGGGCCAATTGAAGTCCCATATGAAGGAGGCCATGATCAAACTGGGTTTTCACCTACTTTGCTTCTTCATCTACTTGtacag CATGATCCTGGCATTGATCAATGATTGA